The proteins below are encoded in one region of Effusibacillus dendaii:
- a CDS encoding propanediol/glycerol family dehydratase large subunit gives MRRSKRFEVLEKRAVNQDGFVREWPEMGFVAMSSPNDPKPSIKVKDGKIVEMDGKQREEFDMLDQFIADYTIDAAVTETVMAIDSLEIARKMVDINVPRSEILALSRGMTPAKVVEVLNHMNVVEMMMALQKMRARKTPSNQCHVTNVRDNPVLMAADAAEAGLRGFDEQETTVGVVRYAPFNALALLIGSQTARNGILTQDALEEATELRMAMLGLTSYAETISIYGTEAVFVDGDDTPWSKSFLASAYASRGAKMRFTSGTGSEVQMAGAEGKSMLYLEIRCVMMAKGAGVQGLQNGSISCIGVPAAVPSGIRAVLAENLATTMFDLEVASGNDQTFSHSEIRRSAKMLCQMLPGTDFIFSGYSAVPNSDNMFAGSNMDSSDLDDYLIIQRDMMVDGGLKPVDEASVIEIRYQAAKALQAVFEEMGFPMITDEEVEAATYANSSDDMPPRNVVEDLKAAERILREGITGYDIALALAKRGYRQTAERIFNMLRQRVAGDYLHTSAIINKENVVISAVNDENDYAGPGTGYRISPERWEEIKNIRQAISPKDFD, from the coding sequence ATGCGTCGCTCAAAAAGATTTGAAGTTTTGGAGAAAAGAGCAGTCAATCAAGACGGGTTTGTCAGAGAATGGCCGGAAATGGGGTTTGTAGCCATGTCAAGCCCGAACGACCCTAAGCCCTCCATTAAAGTAAAAGATGGAAAAATAGTGGAAATGGATGGCAAGCAAAGGGAAGAGTTTGACATGTTGGATCAATTTATTGCGGATTATACGATCGATGCTGCTGTTACTGAAACGGTAATGGCCATCGACAGCTTGGAGATCGCACGCAAAATGGTCGATATAAATGTCCCCCGTTCAGAAATTTTGGCGCTGTCAAGAGGAATGACGCCTGCTAAAGTGGTAGAGGTGCTGAACCATATGAATGTCGTCGAAATGATGATGGCTCTGCAAAAAATGAGAGCGAGAAAGACGCCCTCCAACCAATGCCATGTAACGAACGTCCGCGACAACCCGGTATTGATGGCAGCAGATGCGGCAGAAGCGGGACTCCGGGGATTTGACGAACAGGAAACAACCGTTGGAGTTGTTCGTTATGCCCCCTTCAATGCCTTAGCCTTGCTGATTGGCTCACAAACAGCCAGAAATGGAATCTTGACGCAGGATGCGCTTGAGGAAGCGACTGAACTGCGGATGGCTATGCTTGGACTGACTTCCTACGCCGAGACGATTTCCATTTACGGTACGGAAGCTGTTTTTGTGGACGGAGATGATACTCCTTGGTCAAAGTCGTTTTTAGCTTCCGCATATGCGTCCCGGGGTGCGAAAATGCGCTTCACTTCCGGCACCGGTTCGGAGGTTCAAATGGCCGGGGCGGAAGGGAAATCGATGCTGTATTTGGAAATTCGCTGCGTGATGATGGCCAAAGGAGCGGGCGTGCAGGGGCTGCAGAACGGTTCGATAAGTTGTATCGGGGTTCCGGCGGCGGTTCCGAGCGGAATTCGTGCCGTATTGGCGGAAAATCTGGCCACGACAATGTTTGATCTTGAAGTGGCTTCCGGGAATGACCAAACCTTCTCGCATTCTGAAATCAGGCGAAGTGCGAAAATGTTATGTCAAATGTTGCCTGGCACCGATTTCATTTTTTCCGGTTATAGCGCCGTACCAAACAGCGACAACATGTTTGCCGGTTCCAATATGGATTCCTCTGATCTTGATGACTATCTGATTATTCAGCGGGATATGATGGTCGACGGCGGATTGAAACCGGTAGATGAAGCGAGTGTCATTGAAATCAGATACCAGGCAGCGAAAGCTTTGCAGGCTGTGTTTGAGGAAATGGGTTTCCCCATGATCACGGATGAGGAAGTGGAAGCGGCAACCTACGCCAACAGCAGTGACGATATGCCTCCGCGAAATGTAGTGGAAGATCTGAAAGCAGCGGAGCGGATTTTGCGGGAAGGAATTACGGGTTACGATATTGCGCTTGCTCTCGCTAAACGTGGGTACAGACAGACGGCGGAACGGATTTTTAATATGCTAAGGCAAAGAGTGGCAGGTGATTATTTGCATACGTCGGCCATCATCAATAAGGAGAATGTCGTAATCAGCGCGGTGAATGATGAGAACGATTATGCGGGTCCGGGAACAGGTTACCGCATAAGTCCGGAAAGATGGGAAGAAATCAAAAATATCCGCCAGGCCATCAGTCCAAAAGATTTTGATTAA
- a CDS encoding propanediol/glycerol family dehydratase medium subunit, producing MEEPDMTITAFTVEMKLTEVGSASKGTNPREVVVAVGPAFGKEMNKTIVKVDHAAVLREVISGIEEQGAFPRIIRSVRTADLAFMAHEAAKLSGSGIGIGIQSRGTTVIHQRDLDPLSNLELFPQSPLITLETYRAIGRNAAMYALGESPNPVPVVNDQMARPKYQAVAAILYLKECQSLVPDAKPIELTAEFFIRD from the coding sequence ATGGAGGAACCAGACATGACGATCACCGCTTTTACGGTAGAAATGAAGTTGACGGAAGTCGGCAGCGCAAGCAAGGGAACGAATCCGCGCGAAGTCGTAGTGGCTGTCGGTCCTGCTTTTGGCAAAGAAATGAACAAGACCATCGTCAAAGTCGACCATGCGGCTGTATTGCGGGAAGTGATTTCCGGCATCGAAGAACAAGGGGCCTTTCCCAGGATTATCAGAAGCGTGCGCACGGCGGATCTGGCCTTTATGGCCCATGAAGCGGCCAAATTAAGCGGTTCGGGAATCGGGATCGGGATACAGTCGCGAGGGACGACCGTGATTCATCAACGGGATCTGGATCCTCTAAGCAATCTGGAACTTTTCCCGCAATCGCCGTTAATTACCTTGGAAACGTATCGGGCGATCGGGCGTAATGCGGCGATGTACGCCCTGGGAGAAAGCCCCAACCCTGTTCCGGTTGTGAACGATCAAATGGCGCGTCCGAAATATCAGGCTGTAGCTGCCATTCTATATTTAAAAGAGTGTCAGTCACTTGTTCCTGATGCGAAGCCGATTGAATTGACAGCCGAATTTTTTATAAGAGACTAG
- a CDS encoding diol dehydratase small subunit, whose product MEKLTREHYPLGIKRPEVLFTPTGKAYSDLTLDAALKGEITSSDLRISPETLLMHAEISESLGRTQLAKNFRRAAELIGISDSRILEIYNALRPNRSTKEELLAIAHELEEQYGAFENAELIREAAEIYERRGRLRKVEG is encoded by the coding sequence ATGGAAAAGTTGACAAGAGAACACTATCCGCTTGGTATAAAACGTCCCGAAGTATTGTTCACGCCGACTGGAAAAGCGTATAGCGATTTGACATTGGATGCGGCTCTGAAAGGGGAGATCACCAGTTCGGATTTGCGGATCAGTCCTGAGACGCTGCTTATGCATGCCGAAATCAGCGAAAGTTTAGGCAGAACCCAATTGGCGAAAAATTTTCGCCGGGCGGCTGAATTGATCGGAATTTCCGATTCCCGCATCTTGGAAATCTATAATGCATTACGGCCAAATCGTTCTACAAAGGAAGAGCTGCTGGCAATCGCTCACGAACTGGAGGAACAGTATGGAGCATTTGAAAACGCAGAGCTGATCCGCGAGGCTGCAGAAATTTATGAAAGGCGTGGCCGGTTGCGAAAAGTTGAGGGCTAA
- a CDS encoding diol dehydratase reactivase subunit alpha: protein MVNRIVAGVDIGNSSTEVAIARIEGETIQFFSQHLVKTTGIKGTVENVKGIRLALQEAAKKAGLDWKQIDLIRLNDAVPVIGDLAMDLISETIITESSMIGHNPDTPGGAGLGIGLTVLIDQIFDVAEEEQDYIAVVPKAFDYEWVANRLNQAEMQGISITGAIVQKDDGVLIYNRLHKKIPIVDEVSLIEKVPLLRLAAVEVALPGHVIRSLSNPYGLSTVFKLDPDQTIQIAPVAKALVGNRSAVVIRTPQGEVVERKIEAGRMILIGLQNRLEVSINDGAETIMNAYEKLGKLLDVQGETGTNVGGMLNGLRQDLAELTGQSPNEISITDFLAVDAGIPTSISGSMAGELSMESGVALASMVKTDRVPIQKVASLLSEEMGIAVEVGGVEAEMAIRGALTTPGTRKPIVILDMGGGSTDAAMMDETGNITSTHLAGAGDMVTMLINSELALGDRELAEKIKKHPLGKVLSLFHMQLEDGTMMFSETPFPSYTFGRVVIREENELIPLTIRASMEKIREIRRSAKRRVFVANALRALKRVSPTGNLKHLSFVAMVGGSALDFEIPQMLTEELGKYGIVAGFANIRGTEGPRNAVATGLVLSSVKHGVTK from the coding sequence ATGGTGAATCGAATTGTGGCTGGTGTGGACATTGGCAATTCATCGACTGAAGTGGCGATCGCTCGCATCGAGGGCGAAACGATTCAATTTTTCTCTCAACATTTGGTGAAAACAACCGGTATAAAAGGGACTGTCGAGAACGTGAAGGGGATTCGGCTTGCTTTGCAGGAAGCAGCCAAAAAAGCCGGACTTGATTGGAAGCAAATTGATCTTATACGACTGAACGATGCCGTTCCGGTCATTGGTGATCTTGCCATGGATTTGATTAGTGAGACGATTATTACAGAATCTTCCATGATTGGCCATAACCCGGATACACCAGGGGGAGCCGGATTGGGTATCGGTCTCACGGTTTTGATCGATCAGATCTTTGATGTAGCGGAAGAAGAACAGGATTACATTGCGGTCGTACCCAAAGCTTTTGATTACGAATGGGTTGCCAATCGTTTGAATCAAGCGGAAATGCAGGGAATATCCATTACGGGGGCAATTGTTCAGAAAGATGACGGGGTTCTGATATACAACCGACTGCATAAGAAGATTCCTATTGTGGATGAGGTTTCTTTAATCGAAAAAGTACCTCTGCTTAGGCTCGCTGCTGTTGAAGTGGCTTTACCTGGACATGTCATTCGGAGCTTAAGCAACCCTTACGGGCTTTCTACCGTTTTTAAACTGGATCCGGATCAGACGATACAGATTGCACCGGTTGCCAAAGCGTTGGTTGGCAATCGGTCCGCAGTCGTCATCCGTACACCGCAAGGCGAAGTGGTGGAACGAAAAATTGAAGCAGGCCGGATGATTTTGATCGGTCTCCAAAATCGGCTGGAAGTATCGATCAACGATGGGGCAGAAACCATTATGAACGCTTATGAAAAATTGGGCAAGCTGCTCGATGTTCAGGGGGAAACAGGAACGAATGTCGGCGGCATGTTAAATGGCCTTCGACAGGACTTGGCTGAATTGACGGGTCAATCCCCAAATGAAATCTCCATCACAGATTTTCTGGCGGTTGATGCGGGCATCCCTACCTCCATCAGCGGTTCAATGGCCGGTGAACTGTCTATGGAAAGCGGTGTTGCTTTGGCTTCTATGGTAAAAACAGATCGAGTTCCCATTCAGAAGGTGGCCTCCCTGTTGTCGGAAGAAATGGGAATTGCGGTAGAAGTCGGTGGAGTAGAAGCGGAGATGGCCATTCGCGGGGCCTTGACCACGCCGGGAACAAGAAAGCCGATTGTGATTCTTGATATGGGTGGTGGTTCGACTGATGCGGCTATGATGGATGAAACCGGGAACATTACCTCTACGCATTTGGCCGGGGCGGGAGATATGGTAACGATGCTGATCAATTCCGAACTGGCTCTGGGCGACAGGGAACTGGCAGAAAAAATTAAGAAACATCCATTGGGCAAGGTACTCAGCTTGTTCCATATGCAGTTGGAAGATGGGACGATGATGTTTTCCGAAACTCCTTTTCCTTCCTATACATTCGGAAGGGTAGTCATCCGGGAAGAGAACGAGCTTATACCGTTAACCATTCGCGCTTCCATGGAGAAGATTCGAGAAATCCGCCGCAGTGCCAAAAGAAGGGTGTTTGTTGCGAACGCCTTACGCGCCCTGAAGCGGGTGAGTCCTACAGGAAATTTAAAGCATTTGTCTTTCGTCGCCATGGTAGGCGGTTCTGCACTGGATTTTGAAATTCCGCAAATGTTAACAGAGGAACTTGGCAAATACGGAATTGTCGCCGGTTTTGCCAATATACGCGGAACGGAAGGTCCGCGCAATGCGGTAGCAACCGGTTTGGTGCTTTCCTCCGTAAAACACGGGGTAACAAAATGA
- a CDS encoding glycerol dehydratase reactivase beta/small subunit family protein has product MNKREIYIPILYEKSVPFEVLKEICAGLEEEGVPFRLVQREQDLGLVALGAVAASMSPLHVGIGVDSNEGLCLHHDKLRAEEPYLQDRIENGRRLGKNAARLVKGLPLYCS; this is encoded by the coding sequence ATGAACAAACGTGAAATTTACATTCCGATTTTATATGAAAAGAGTGTTCCATTCGAAGTTTTAAAAGAAATTTGTGCCGGACTGGAAGAAGAAGGAGTTCCTTTCCGTCTGGTGCAGAGGGAGCAAGATCTTGGGCTTGTTGCACTTGGCGCTGTGGCAGCTTCCATGTCTCCGCTGCATGTGGGCATAGGAGTTGATAGCAATGAGGGCTTGTGCCTGCACCACGACAAATTGAGAGCAGAGGAACCCTACCTGCAAGACAGGATTGAAAACGGGCGCCGGTTAGGTAAAAATGCAGCCCGTTTGGTCAAAGGGTTACCGTTATATTGTTCGTAA
- a CDS encoding GlcG/HbpS family heme-binding protein, whose translation MSRITLELAKKMIENAEKEANQIGVPMVICVVDEGGNFIACHRMDDAFLVSVDIAQNKAWTAAAMKMSTADLARVAGPGQELYGINTTNNGRIVVFGGGIPLRKIGQIAGAVGVSGGSVEQDVQVAQAAVKIFEDFE comes from the coding sequence ATGAGTCGGATTACATTAGAATTAGCCAAGAAAATGATTGAAAACGCGGAAAAAGAAGCAAATCAAATAGGAGTCCCCATGGTAATCTGCGTTGTGGATGAGGGAGGAAATTTTATAGCCTGTCACAGAATGGACGATGCGTTCTTAGTCAGCGTTGATATCGCCCAAAACAAAGCCTGGACAGCGGCAGCCATGAAAATGTCCACAGCCGATTTGGCACGGGTAGCTGGTCCGGGGCAAGAACTTTATGGAATCAATACGACAAACAATGGACGTATTGTGGTATTCGGCGGCGGAATTCCGCTGCGCAAAATTGGTCAAATCGCCGGCGCGGTTGGTGTGAGTGGAGGGTCAGTAGAACAGGATGTTCAGGTGGCGCAAGCTGCTGTGAAGATATTCGAGGATTTTGAATGA
- a CDS encoding sensor histidine kinase translates to MTVFALRNIVNVETLQEIQDRFAEATGLAVVIADEQGIPVTVPSNFTNFCSYIRSSEEGLRRCMLSDERVGIMAAKRGKPAIHRCHSGLVDLAAPIILNDKYLGAVLCGQVLIEDQDKDRLEQIRRNTRNLLVDQELLHQYFGQIEFTGQKRVEAAAEMLYLVANYIVKMGATHLAREELDEKNQKLMEELQIRAQLEKTLQETQLRVLQSQINPHFLFNTLNTISRLAYLENAEQTQSVTYSLAKILRYSLRNIDQLVTLKEELEHVTNYLNIQQSRFRDRIQYEQTLELDVESVKIPILCIQPIIENAIVHGFEPQEGSVKLTLRAFTIGHKVVIEISDNGIGMSEENLVSIFSEKETRGGHTTGIGIKNVHKRIQHCFGPDYGITAINSEMGAGTTVQITIPL, encoded by the coding sequence ATGACCGTATTTGCATTGCGCAATATTGTAAATGTGGAGACTCTCCAGGAGATACAGGATCGCTTTGCCGAAGCTACCGGATTGGCGGTTGTTATTGCTGACGAGCAGGGAATACCCGTTACAGTGCCCAGTAACTTTACTAATTTTTGCTCGTATATACGTTCTTCCGAGGAAGGATTGCGACGTTGCATGTTATCGGATGAACGAGTGGGGATCATGGCGGCCAAACGTGGAAAGCCTGCTATTCATCGCTGCCATTCGGGGCTTGTTGATTTGGCCGCGCCGATCATTCTTAATGACAAATATCTGGGAGCGGTTCTGTGCGGCCAAGTACTGATTGAAGATCAAGATAAAGACAGGCTTGAACAGATTCGGCGAAATACCAGGAATCTGCTGGTCGATCAGGAACTTCTGCATCAGTATTTTGGGCAAATTGAATTTACCGGTCAAAAACGGGTCGAAGCGGCGGCAGAAATGCTTTATCTGGTGGCCAATTATATTGTGAAAATGGGAGCGACTCACCTGGCCCGCGAGGAATTAGACGAGAAGAATCAGAAGTTGATGGAAGAATTGCAGATTCGCGCTCAATTGGAGAAAACTCTGCAAGAAACGCAGCTACGAGTACTGCAATCGCAGATTAATCCCCATTTTTTATTTAATACGTTGAATACGATTTCGCGTCTCGCTTACCTGGAAAATGCAGAACAGACCCAAAGTGTAACGTACTCTTTAGCCAAAATATTGCGATATAGTTTGCGCAATATCGATCAGCTTGTAACCTTAAAAGAAGAATTGGAACACGTTACCAACTATCTGAATATTCAGCAATCTCGTTTCCGTGATCGAATTCAATATGAACAAACCCTGGAACTGGATGTTGAGTCAGTGAAAATTCCAATCCTGTGTATCCAGCCCATTATTGAGAATGCGATTGTACACGGTTTTGAGCCGCAGGAAGGAAGTGTGAAGCTCACACTACGGGCATTTACGATTGGTCATAAGGTTGTTATCGAGATTTCTGATAATGGGATTGGCATGTCTGAGGAAAATTTAGTATCCATATTTTCAGAGAAAGAAACAAGAGGCGGCCATACAACGGGTATTGGAATTAAGAATGTTCATAAACGAATTCAACATTGTTTCGGACCGGATTATGGTATTACGGCGATTAACAGTGAAATGGGAGCAGGAACAACCGTTCAGATCACTATACCTCTATAA
- a CDS encoding response regulator transcription factor yields the protein MIVDDEQLEREVLTMIIKRHNFGVSQFFEAQNGADAVTLAKQEQMDLVLMDIKMPVMDGLTAAEIIKQEIPHCRVVFLTAYDERDFVDQTIGADDYLLKPAHPEDIRQALIKYIPVVSDANSQYPEMTSEHDDISKTVEYIEQNLHKELNLEILSGFVHLNGQYLSRLFKRKTGFTITQYITMRRLEKAKHLLDHTTHTISEISDKCGFTEPNYFARVFKKNEGVTPSQYQQQAIAARKKKLNSFGRFLM from the coding sequence ATGATTGTCGATGACGAACAGTTGGAGCGAGAAGTGTTAACGATGATAATCAAGAGGCACAACTTTGGGGTAAGTCAATTTTTTGAGGCGCAAAATGGTGCAGATGCTGTAACCTTAGCTAAACAGGAGCAGATGGACCTGGTGCTGATGGATATTAAAATGCCTGTGATGGATGGTCTTACGGCTGCCGAGATAATCAAGCAGGAGATTCCGCACTGTCGGGTTGTTTTTCTTACAGCTTATGATGAGCGTGATTTTGTAGATCAGACGATAGGCGCGGATGATTATTTGTTAAAACCGGCTCATCCTGAAGACATACGACAGGCCTTGATTAAATATATACCGGTAGTAAGTGATGCAAATTCCCAATACCCGGAAATGACTTCCGAACACGATGATATCTCTAAAACAGTGGAATATATAGAACAGAATCTTCATAAAGAGTTAAATTTGGAGATTTTATCCGGGTTCGTTCATCTGAATGGGCAGTATCTCAGCAGGCTGTTCAAGCGGAAAACGGGTTTTACCATTACTCAATACATTACAATGCGTCGGCTGGAGAAAGCCAAACATCTGCTCGATCATACAACGCATACGATTTCGGAAATTAGCGACAAATGCGGTTTTACTGAGCCGAACTATTTTGCAAGAGTTTTTAAAAAAAATGAGGGAGTTACCCCCTCACAATATCAGCAGCAAGCGATCGCTGCAAGAAAGAAAAAATTAAATTCATTCGGCAGATTTTTGATGTAA
- a CDS encoding UxaA family hydrolase has product MHKFLIHKRGDHIGVATQDIAKGETVIGVHMDDDSTVEVQAKGNVPLGHKISIVSLHEGAQVIEYGHQIGLAKSDLVPGDYVHVHNIKSARW; this is encoded by the coding sequence ATGCACAAGTTTCTTATCCATAAGAGAGGGGACCATATCGGGGTCGCCACGCAAGATATTGCAAAAGGGGAAACTGTCATCGGGGTACATATGGACGATGACAGTACAGTGGAAGTGCAAGCAAAGGGAAATGTTCCGCTCGGGCATAAAATCTCGATTGTATCGCTGCATGAGGGGGCGCAGGTAATCGAATACGGACACCAGATTGGATTGGCAAAATCGGACCTTGTGCCCGGCGATTATGTCCACGTTCACAATATCAAGAGCGCGAGGTGGTAA
- a CDS encoding UxaA family hydrolase: MSQLFGYRRPNGAVGIRNHVVIIPVDDLSNAACEAVTKQVVGTIAIPHPYGRLQYGEDLELHFRTLIGTGRNANVAAAIVIGIEENWAKKIADGIAETGKPVAYFGIEGHGDLETVRRASWKAKEFVQSASECVREAIEIKELIVSIKCGESDTTSGLASCPTVGVAVDRLVDAGATVLFGETSELTGGEHLIAERMATPELKDKFMKTYNDYVSFIEAQDADLLGSQPTQGNIAGGLSTIEEKAMGNIEKTGTCPVVGVLKPAEAPDGPGLHFMDTSSAAAECITLMAAAGAVIHFFPTGQGNIVGHPIEPVIKISANPKTVAGMKEHIDLDVSGLLSRELSLSTAGDALWEIMERTINGRLTSAEALGHREFALTRLYPSA, from the coding sequence ATGAGCCAATTATTCGGGTATCGTCGCCCTAACGGAGCCGTTGGAATTCGCAATCATGTAGTGATTATTCCGGTAGATGATTTATCAAACGCGGCCTGTGAGGCGGTGACGAAGCAGGTGGTGGGCACAATCGCGATTCCTCACCCCTACGGACGTTTGCAATATGGAGAAGACTTGGAACTGCATTTCCGAACGTTGATCGGAACTGGGCGCAATGCCAATGTGGCGGCTGCAATCGTGATCGGAATCGAAGAAAACTGGGCGAAAAAAATCGCGGACGGCATTGCGGAAACAGGCAAGCCGGTTGCATACTTCGGCATTGAAGGGCACGGCGATTTGGAAACCGTGCGCAGAGCCAGCTGGAAGGCGAAAGAATTCGTGCAATCTGCCAGTGAATGCGTAAGAGAGGCGATTGAGATCAAAGAATTGATTGTCAGCATCAAATGCGGCGAAAGTGACACCACTTCCGGATTGGCTTCCTGCCCAACAGTCGGGGTTGCAGTGGACCGTTTGGTCGATGCCGGGGCTACGGTGCTGTTTGGCGAAACATCCGAACTGACCGGCGGCGAGCACTTGATTGCGGAACGGATGGCAACTCCGGAGTTAAAGGACAAATTCATGAAAACGTATAATGACTATGTTTCTTTTATTGAAGCCCAGGATGCAGACCTGTTGGGCAGCCAGCCGACACAGGGAAACATTGCCGGCGGACTGTCCACCATTGAAGAAAAGGCGATGGGGAATATCGAAAAAACAGGAACGTGCCCGGTAGTCGGAGTTCTCAAACCGGCAGAAGCACCTGACGGGCCGGGCCTGCATTTTATGGACACCTCGTCTGCAGCGGCCGAATGCATCACACTGATGGCTGCCGCTGGAGCCGTGATCCACTTTTTCCCGACTGGACAAGGGAACATTGTGGGCCATCCGATCGAACCAGTCATTAAAATATCAGCGAATCCAAAAACGGTAGCCGGAATGAAAGAACATATTGATCTTGATGTAAGCGGACTGTTGTCACGGGAGTTGAGCCTGTCTACCGCCGGTGACGCCTTGTGGGAGATTATGGAGCGGACGATTAACGGCCGCCTTACATCGGCGGAAGCACTCGGACATCGTGAATTTGCCTTAACCCGTCTGTATCCCAGCGCGTAG
- a CDS encoding Ldh family oxidoreductase, with product MRYHWNELQQLATDCFVAVGVPPEDAAWCSEVLVRADLTGVQTHGLSRLAAYIRAIQRGIINPRPHFTWKKGAAAVSTLDGDSGLGPVLGRAAMLEAIKLADQAGIGMVTVRRGNHAGIMSAYVDLAVQAGMIGWAFSNAQPAISPWGGSKAFFGTNPIAFGSPCQAHTPVIIDLATSKVARGNIILAAKTGDPIPDDWAVDEFGRPTTDAAAALRGAVLPMAGAKGYALALMVEILTGVLAGAQMAPHVGSVYEKESRVPGTGLCFIAINPTPFLGSDDFLSRMDQLVDGIHQVPPADGCSSVRVPGERRIHAERTARQTGVFLEESTLLELNQLALEFGISWRG from the coding sequence ATGCGGTACCACTGGAATGAACTTCAGCAATTGGCAACCGATTGTTTTGTCGCAGTCGGTGTTCCGCCGGAGGATGCGGCGTGGTGTTCAGAAGTTCTGGTACGTGCCGATTTGACAGGAGTTCAAACCCACGGCTTGTCCCGGCTGGCTGCCTATATTCGTGCCATACAACGAGGTATTATCAATCCCCGTCCTCACTTTACCTGGAAAAAAGGGGCTGCGGCCGTCAGCACATTGGACGGTGACAGCGGACTGGGTCCGGTGCTTGGTCGGGCCGCTATGCTGGAAGCCATAAAGCTTGCGGACCAGGCGGGAATCGGGATGGTAACTGTCAGACGAGGGAACCATGCCGGTATCATGTCAGCCTATGTCGATTTGGCAGTTCAGGCAGGGATGATCGGCTGGGCATTCTCCAACGCCCAACCCGCCATATCTCCCTGGGGCGGAAGCAAAGCTTTTTTCGGCACAAATCCGATCGCTTTTGGTTCCCCGTGCCAGGCACATACACCTGTAATCATAGACTTGGCGACAAGTAAAGTTGCCAGAGGCAACATCATTTTGGCGGCCAAAACAGGGGATCCGATTCCTGATGACTGGGCGGTAGATGAGTTTGGCCGACCCACTACCGATGCTGCGGCCGCCCTGCGCGGGGCTGTCCTGCCGATGGCTGGCGCTAAAGGCTATGCCCTCGCTTTGATGGTAGAGATTCTCACCGGGGTTTTGGCTGGAGCGCAAATGGCGCCCCATGTGGGTTCCGTTTATGAAAAGGAGTCCCGGGTACCGGGAACGGGCTTGTGTTTTATCGCCATAAATCCCACGCCTTTTCTCGGCAGTGATGATTTTCTGAGCCGGATGGATCAGCTTGTCGACGGGATTCATCAGGTCCCTCCCGCAGATGGCTGTTCCTCCGTGCGTGTTCCGGGGGAACGGCGCATCCATGCAGAGAGAACGGCGAGACAAACAGGAGTTTTTCTGGAAGAAAGCACCTTGCTGGAATTGAACCAACTGGCGCTAGAATTCGGGATCTCTTGGAGAGGATGA
- a CDS encoding FadR/GntR family transcriptional regulator has translation MFEPISDNTAFSQKIVSQITDAIVRGELSPGDRLPTERELGNQFGVSRTVVRDAIKLLAGRGILHVRHGVGIFVSESQMAYAEMDGALYNKDNSIKDLFEIRKVLECETVVWAAQRATNAQLNRLQQILNDASANVDNLTILGERDAQFHVGLAEASCNLVSVRLMLTMLDLLSESRMESLSIEGRPQRSLVDHQQILDAIKQKDGQLAKQRMLAHLTGVEESIRFQIKK, from the coding sequence ATGTTTGAACCAATCTCTGACAATACAGCGTTCAGCCAAAAAATCGTCTCACAAATTACAGATGCGATCGTCCGGGGTGAATTGTCCCCCGGTGATCGTCTGCCAACGGAACGGGAATTGGGAAATCAGTTTGGAGTGAGCAGGACTGTCGTCAGAGATGCGATTAAGCTATTGGCGGGCCGAGGAATTCTACATGTCCGACACGGGGTCGGGATCTTTGTCTCGGAGTCCCAAATGGCGTATGCCGAAATGGATGGAGCGCTTTATAACAAAGACAATTCGATTAAAGATCTGTTTGAAATCCGAAAAGTATTGGAATGCGAAACGGTTGTCTGGGCGGCGCAACGTGCCACAAACGCCCAATTGAACCGTTTGCAGCAGATCCTGAACGATGCGTCGGCAAACGTGGACAACCTGACGATTCTTGGGGAACGGGATGCACAATTTCACGTCGGGCTGGCGGAGGCTTCCTGTAATTTGGTTTCGGTCCGTTTGATGCTGACGATGCTTGACCTTCTGTCAGAAAGCCGGATGGAATCGTTATCCATCGAGGGTCGTCCTCAGAGATCGCTGGTAGATCATCAACAGATCCTGGATGCCATTAAACAAAAAGACGGACAGTTGGCGAAACAGCGTATGCTTGCACACCTGACGGGAGTGGAAGAATCCATTCGCTTTCAAATAAAGAAATAA